A window of Nomascus leucogenys isolate Asia chromosome X, Asia_NLE_v1, whole genome shotgun sequence contains these coding sequences:
- the GJB1 gene encoding gap junction beta-1 protein: MNWTGLYTLLSGVNRHSTAIGRVWLSVIFIFRIMVLVVAAESVWGDEKSSFICNTLQPGCNSVCYDQFFPISHVRLWSLQLILVSTPALLVAMHVAHQQHIEKKMLRLEGHGDPLHLEEVKRHKVHISGTLWWTYVISVVFRLLFEAVFMYVFYLLYPGYAMVRLVKCDVYPCPNTVDCFVSRPTEKTVFTVFMLAASGICIILNVAEVVYLIIRACARRAQRRSNPPSRKGSGFGHRLSPEYKQNEINKLLSEQDGSLKDILRRSPGTGAGLAEKSDRCSAC; encoded by the coding sequence ATGAACTGGACAGGTTTGTACACCTTGCTCAGTGGCGTGAACCGGCATTCTACTGCCATTGGCCGAGTATGGCTCTCGGTCATCTTCATCTTCAGAatcatggtgctggtggtggcTGCAGAGAGTGTGTGGGGTGATGAGAAATCTTCCTTCATCTgcaacacactccagcctggctgcaaCAGCGTCTGCTATGACCAGTTCTTCCCCATCTCCCATGTGCGGCTGTGGTCCCTGCAGCTCATCCTAGTTTCCACCCCAGCTCTCCTCGTGGCCATGCACGTGGCTCACCAGCAACACATAGAGAAGAAAATGCTACGGCTTGAGGGCCATGGGGACCCCCTACACCTGGAGGAGGTGAAGAGGCACAAGGTCCACATCTCAGGGACACTGTGGTGGACCTATGTCATCAGCGTGGTGTTCCGGCTGTTGTTCGAGGCCGTCTTcatgtatgtcttttatttgctCTACCCTGGCTATGCCATGGTGCGGCTGGTCAAGTGCGACGTCTACCCCTGCCCCAACACAGTGGACTGCTTCGTGTCCCGCCCCACCGAGAAAACCGTCTTCACCGTCTTCATGCTAGCCGCCTCCGGCATCTGCATCATCCTCAATGTGGCCGAGGTGGTGTACCTCATCATCCGGGCCTGTGCCCGCCGAGCCCAGCGCCGCTCCAATCCACCCTCCCGCAAGGGCTCGGGCTTCGGCCACCGCCTCTCACCTGAATACAAGCAGAATGAGATCAACAAGCTGCTGAGTGAGCAGGATGGCTCCCTGAAAGACATACTGCGCCGCAGCCCTGGCACCGGGGCCGGGCTGGCTGAAAAGAGCGACCGCTGCTCGGCCTGCTGA